A genomic window from Planctomycetota bacterium includes:
- a CDS encoding arylsulfatase — translation MTRASFVIAACLVILGIAPASAAPPRPNILLVVADDLGWADVGWHGGFGKTPVMDRLVREGVELDRHYVQPVCTPTRTALLTGRYPSRFGPQALIASNRRAVPLGTVTLAEALRRAGYATFQSGKWHLGSRPEWGPTHYGFDHGYGSLTGAADPVTHHYRPGHAFTDTWHRDGVPLREEGNATELVTAEAVRRIRESAPQPGAARRPWFVYVPFHAVHNPVDAPSGFKRLYDGVRFDPDDVRHESRLRLAAMIAQLDASIGRLVAAVDDTGQRADTLIVFTSDNGGIESVNNPYDSAVPPSPFNSENDPLRGQKAQLYEGGIRVCAFANWPGRLAPRKVTSPLHAVDWLPTLLPLAGAALPEGVALDGVDRWPALGSSELVPRGRPIVVRSAEGVAVIDEGVKLILSDAVPAKKDQPGSGRPAKEELFYLSRDPFEKSDCRSPEDRPTIERLRSIALAERAKDITELPADLVGAPK, via the coding sequence ATGACGCGCGCCAGCTTCGTGATCGCCGCCTGCCTGGTCATCCTCGGCATCGCCCCCGCGTCGGCCGCGCCGCCGCGGCCCAATATCCTCCTCGTCGTCGCCGACGATCTCGGCTGGGCCGACGTCGGCTGGCATGGCGGCTTCGGCAAGACGCCGGTGATGGACCGGCTCGTGCGCGAGGGGGTCGAGCTCGACCGCCACTACGTGCAGCCGGTCTGCACGCCCACGCGCACGGCGCTGCTCACCGGCCGCTATCCGAGCCGGTTTGGTCCGCAGGCCCTGATCGCGAGCAACCGCCGCGCCGTGCCGCTCGGCACGGTCACGCTCGCTGAGGCGCTCCGCCGCGCGGGCTATGCGACGTTCCAATCGGGCAAATGGCATCTCGGTTCGCGGCCGGAGTGGGGGCCGACGCACTATGGCTTCGACCATGGCTATGGCTCGCTGACCGGCGCCGCCGATCCGGTGACCCACCACTACCGTCCTGGCCATGCCTTCACCGACACCTGGCATCGCGACGGCGTGCCGCTTCGCGAGGAGGGCAACGCCACCGAGCTGGTCACGGCGGAGGCGGTGCGGCGGATCCGCGAATCGGCTCCGCAGCCGGGCGCCGCGCGGCGGCCGTGGTTTGTCTACGTGCCCTTTCACGCGGTCCACAATCCGGTCGACGCGCCGAGCGGGTTCAAGCGGCTCTACGACGGCGTCCGCTTCGATCCCGACGACGTGCGTCATGAGTCGCGGCTGCGGCTGGCGGCGATGATCGCCCAGCTCGACGCCTCGATTGGCCGGCTGGTGGCTGCGGTGGACGACACCGGCCAGCGGGCCGACACGCTGATCGTGTTCACCAGCGACAATGGCGGGATCGAATCGGTGAACAATCCCTATGACAGCGCCGTGCCGCCGTCGCCGTTCAACAGTGAAAACGATCCGCTGCGGGGTCAGAAGGCGCAGCTTTACGAAGGTGGCATTCGGGTCTGTGCGTTTGCCAACTGGCCGGGTCGGTTGGCGCCGCGGAAGGTGACGTCGCCGCTGCACGCGGTCGACTGGCTGCCGACGCTCCTGCCGCTGGCGGGGGCGGCGCTTCCCGAGGGGGTGGCCCTTGATGGCGTCGATCGCTGGCCGGCGCTAGGCAGCAGCGAGCTGGTGCCGCGGGGTCGGCCGATCGTGGTGCGGAGTGCGGAGGGGGTGGCGGTGATCGACGAGGGGGTGAAGCTGATCCTTTCCGACGCGGTGCCGGCGAAGAAGGACCAGCCGGGGTCGGGCCGACCGGCAAAGGAAGAGCTTTTTTATCTGTCGCGGGATCCGTTCGAGAAGTCGGACTGCCGGTCGCCGGAGGATCGGCCGACGATCGAGCGGCTCCGTTCGATCGCGCTGGCGGAGCGGGCGAAGGACATCACCGAGCTGCCGGCGGATCTGGTCGGGGCGCCTAAGTAG